From a region of the Daphnia pulicaria isolate SC F1-1A chromosome 1, SC_F0-13Bv2, whole genome shotgun sequence genome:
- the LOC124351752 gene encoding inhibitor of growth protein 3-like, with protein MLYLEDYLEMIEHLPQELRDRFTEMREMDLQVQNTTDSIEERIRVLFCNAKKLKTPERDAEYENIRKDYFKVLDDADEKVQQANQMYDLVDRYLRRLDQELHKFKMELEADNRGITEVLEKRSLELDMHNGSHSQKENRHVTSHARVTERDRERDGRRQIGATQMNRQSSTASLPAMEKTWYGETPSASQAIPTTPLAVAAPISATLGHSSSGSSVIAAAASQAIAATQQMQQGRRSASMKASYEALQQFTQSTDVGVLGITPSLALSSSDAREAAANTTILASTATKKQKKRREPVIELPVAANEPMEVVTEETMETEESVEGEWAPDPNEPRYCLCNQVSYGDMVACDNPDCPLEWFHYACVDITAPPKGKWYCPRCATSMKRRGRKQ; from the exons ATGTTGTACTTAGAAGACTATTTGGAAA TGATAGAGCATTTGCCCCAAGAACTGAGGGATCGATTTACTGAAATGCGCGAAATGGATTTACAAGTTCAAA ATACTACTGATAGCATTGAGGAGAGAAttcgtgttttgttttgcaatgCCAAAAAGCTGAAGACCCCGGAGAGAGATGCTGAATATGAAAACATTCGTAAAGACTACTTTAAAGTGTTGGATGATGCTG ATGAAAAGGTTCAACAAGCCAACCAAATGTATGATTTGGTTGATCGGTACCTACGTCGCTTGGACCAGGAACTtcacaaattcaaaatggagCTGGAAGCTGACAACAGAGGAATCACAGAAGTTCTTGAAAAGC GGTCACTCGAACTGGACATGCATAACGGATCCCATTCTCAAAAAGAGAATCGCCATGTTACTTCTCATGCACGGGTAACGGAGAGAGATCGTGAGAGAGATGGAAGGCGCCAAATTGG GGCAACGCAAATGAATCGGCAAAGTAGTACTGCTAGTCTACCGGCAATGGAAAAAACATGGTATGGGGAGACTCCGTCCGCTTCTCAAGCGATTCCTACTACTCCGCTGGCTGTTGCAGCTCCCATTTCAGCTACTTTGGGTCATAGCAGTTCGGGAAGTTCCGTCATAGCTGCAGCTGCTTCCCAGGCAATAGCTGCAACTCAGCAG atGCAACAGGGTCGGCGCAGTGCAAGCATGAAAGCATCATACGAAGCACTGCAACAATTCACGCAGTCGACCGACGTCGGTGTTTTGGGCATTACCCCTAGTCTTGCTCTCTCATCCAGCGATGCGCGAGAAGCAGCGGCCAACACAActattctggcgtccactgctACTAAGAAGCAGAAAAA GAGGCGAGAACCAGTCATCGAACTGCCAGTTGCTGCAAATGAACCAATGGAGGTGGTTACTGAAGAAACCATGGAAACCGAAGAGTCTGTTGAGGGCGAATGGGCGCCGGACCCTAACGAACCCCGCTACTGTTTATGTAATCAAGTCAGTTACGGCGACATGGTGGCTTGTGACAATCCAGAC TGCCCTCTAGAGTGGTTCCATTACGCTTGCGTCGACATAACAGCCCCTCCCAAAGGGAAATGGTATTGCCCTCGTTGTGCTACATCGATGAAACGGAGAGGAAGGAAGCAGTAA
- the LOC124351768 gene encoding uncharacterized protein LOC124351768 translates to MISKVLACILALFVLLSLMFDPADAQAWNDGDGGKVKWQFDCDFPGNDIGNQRVPGDQCGGLCINTNGCNHFSHFYGVCYLKKASSIPPRKQTSGGGGVCGFLTGSNGNSGNRNVKGTFWAEQSDAGGCQMPQGDYAVTDAIALGQSQALGNLKWRQGLCGQVLRIDCGNGPIDAVVASTCNLNSDSCGVDMIGKTWRRATSNKSPGIVDCSVSLTNRNPLNGNDAICYYRPNSETTNNYYAILGVVNTGGRISSSAVAAGVTGRRNNDGWFEFNGSGSPKFQKNAEVVFRYEDGSSSSFRLSNCRNGGQVQIFR, encoded by the exons ATGATTTCGAAAGTTCTCGCATGCATTCTCGCCCTGTTTGTTTTGCTGTCGTTAATGTTTGATCCAGCGGACGCACAGGCGTGGAACGACGGTGACGGGGGCAAAGTTAAATGGCAATTTGATTGCGACTTTCCCGGCAATGATATCGGTAATCAAAGAGTTCCTGGCGACCAATGTGGCGGCCTTTGTATTAATACAAATGGGTGCAACCACTTTAGTCACTTTTACGGAGTCTGCTATTTGAAAAAGGCATCAAGTATCCCTCCCCGTAAACAGACAAGCGGTGGTGGAGGCGTATGTGGATTCCTAACAG GAAGTAATGGAAATTCTGGCAATCGTAATGTCAAAGGCACTTTTTGGGCGGAGCAATCTGATGCTGGCGGATGTCAAATGCCGCAAGGTGATTACGCGGTAACCGACGCGATAGCTCTTGGACAATCGCAAGCACTCGGAAACCTCAAGTGGCGTCAAGGATTGTGCGGCCAAGTCTTGCGGATCGACTGCGGAAACGGACCGATTGATGCCGTTGTGGCCAGCACTTGCAACCTGAACAGCGATTCCTGCGGGGTGGACATGATCGGCAAGACCTGGCGACGAGCCACTTCGAACAAGTCGCCCGGTATCGTCGATTGTAGTGTTTCGTTGACCAACCGAAACCCCTTAAACGGAAATGATGCCATCTGCTACTACCGTCCCAATTCCGAAACAACGAATAATTACTACGCAATCCTTGGAGTCGTTAACACCGGAGGTAGGATCAGTTCGTCAGCTGTTGCGGCTGGAGTGACAGGTCGCCGGAATAACGATGGTTGGTTCGAATTCAACGGATCAGGAAGCCCCAAATTTCAGAAGAATGCCGAAGTTGTATTTCGTTATGAAGATggatcgtcttcttctttccggCTCAGCAACTGTCGAAATGGAGGACAAGTACAGATATTTCGATAA